The Microbacterium sp. W4I20 genome segment ACGGTAACGACCCACACCACCGCGCCCCACGCGAGCGACCACGGTCGCCGCGGTCGGCCCGGAAGCAGGGCGGCGAGAAGGTGGCCGAGGAGCAGTCCGACCAGGAACGGCCATGCGGTGAGCAGGAATCCCGCGGGATCCTCGTCGTGCGACGCGCGGCCGATCGCGGCGAAGACGAGCACGAACAGGGCGTCGACGATGACAGCGGGAAGGTACCTCATGCCACGACCCTACGTCGCGGGCGCAGCCCCCGCGCACACCCCGCGGCTGAGGAGGAGAACTCCGTGAGGGGCGGATGCCGGCGCCGAGCTCGTCCTCCCATCCCGGCGGAGTCCGCCCGACGACCGGGGCCTCAGACGAACCGGGTGAACCGACCGCTGCTCAGGACCGGAAC includes the following:
- a CDS encoding DUF3054 domain-containing protein; its protein translation is MRYLPAVIVDALFVLVFAAIGRASHDEDPAGFLLTAWPFLVGLLLGHLLAALLPGRPRRPWSLAWGAVVWVVTVAAGLLVRVLSGDTAELPFIIVATLVLGVFLLGWRALAALLRRRRAASGSTAGDPDAVEASDDADPRSD